The genomic DNA TAGGTAGCCTATGTTTCCTTTTTTACTTAATCGGCATTACTTACTTTGTCTAGTTTGCTTTCTTTTGTGGAGATGCTGGGAGTCGAACCCAGGTCTAGAGCGGGTTGCATAAGCGTTCTACATGTTTAGTTATTTTTGTTTTGAACTATAATTTAATAGAATAACAAAAGCAATTATAGCGTGCTTGTATGCAATTTCAAAACATATCTACAAGTAAAATATGTTTCTACACTCGATTAAGTTTACACCGCATGATTGCTATCGAGAATCACAGTTGCGATGGTTTCGGCAATTAAGCCAAAACAGATGCGAATGAAGGAGTAGTAAATGCGTTAGCAAATACATTCTTCACTCTTGATACTACTTTTGCGTTTGTAGATTGTTTTATGGATTTATGAGGTATAAAACACCCTCAACATGCCCGTATATACAACTTGGCCGTCTATCGAAGCCTGTCACCCCCTTAAATTAAAGACTATTTTTTATTATCCTACCCATCTCTCGATCAGCATCTCTTTTTTTAATAGTCTCTCGTTTATCATAATTTTTCTTTCCTTTGGCTAAGCCTAGTTTAATTTTAATGAAACGACCCTTATTATACAATGAAATGGGCACTATTGTCAAGCCTTTTTCCTGTGATTTTCCTCTTAAGTATTCAATTTCTTTTTTTGATAGCAATAGCTTTCTTTGTTGGTTTGGGTCATACTCATCTAATTTGCCAGCAAATTTGTATGGAGAAATACGCATACTAGAAACAAAAGCATCAGTTTTGATAAAAGATAAGTGAGAACCTTGAAGTTTTGCGCCACCATTTCTGATAGATTTTACTTCTTGTCCAGACAATACTAAACCAGCCTCGATTTCTTCTAGGATTTCAAAATTAAACCTTGCTTTTTTGTTTGTTGCGTATGTTGGCATATTTCTTTATTTACAGTATAGTCTGTTTGATTCTATTTTACCATAGTTAAATTATAGTCTATAATAGAATAGTTTACTTTATAATTTTTTTCAACTTATTTTATGTTTTGGAGAGACAAGGAAAAAGAAACAATTAAATGGTCTGTGTTAGTTTTGGCTGTATTTATTCTAGCTATAGTTTGTGCTGTGGCTTCCCTTGTATTTTTTTGGATTTATACCTCTACAGAAAGAGAAAATAATATAGAAAATACAATCACTACAATTCCAGAGAAAGTCGTAAATATGCTTAGTGAAAGAGAGATTAAGGATAATTATATAAAAGAAATTAATAATCTAAAAGTAAGAATTCAAGAGCTAAGTAAAAATAAAGAAGAATTAATGGTAGATGCAGAGTATATATTTCTGAGTGTTTCGGTACCAAACGAGCTAAGAGATTTACACTTAAAGAGGTTTTTAGAATTTAAAGCTTTGGAAGAAGAGAAGGTTGAGGTAAATGAATTACGAATAAGATTGAAAGAAATTTTAAATATGGAGTTATGATAAGAAAAATATTGCCATTTTTTATGGGAATTTGGAGTAGTTTGAGTATGTATGCAATCCAAGTCTATCCAAATGTTTGGTTTGTTTTATTTGTTTTTATTGTTTGGAATACGATTTTGATTTTTGTGTATAAACAGATAAGAAAAAATATAGAAAATTCATTTCATTATTCTTTTTTATCTATTACTACTTTTTTCGCATCGTTTAGTTTTATAAGTCTTATGGAGGTAGATTCTATTAGATTGTTCCTTGTCTTTTTTATAGGTTTTGTAATGTTTATTCTTACACATGCTTTTACATCCAAAAAAGTTTTTTCAACTGTCTCTCAAAAATCACTCCGCAGAGTTATGGTTATGATTTGGGTTTTCAATGCTTATTCATTTTTAGCATTATCTTTTGCTTTAAGTATGTTTTTCCCAGGTTTGCCATTTTGGGCAATTACTATTTTTATTGGTTTGGTTTTTGGTGGTATTTCTACGATAGTTTGGTATCTTTATTATCCAATTCACCCAAAACACTTGATACTTTGGGCTTTAATTATTGTTTTGTTAATTATCGAACTAGTTTGGGTTTTTCATCTTCTACCTTTTGGTTTTTTTGTATCAGCTTTTTTTGTATCTTGGATTTGGTATATTATCCAGCTTCTTGTTCGTTTTCATCTTTCGGCACAGGGAGTGCTTTGGAATAAACAAGTAGTATTTCTTTCTGTAAATGGAGTGTTATTTTTAATTCTACTATTTATAACCCGCTGGGTTTAGAAAAAAATATTTTTAAATTTAAAATAAAATGAATAATAATTCAAAATATAAACCACCTCACCTACCGCAAGACCTTCAAATACCTATGAAAACTCACAATAGAGTAGGTTTCTTCCTAATGCTTTTCGTGATTTTATTGTTGTCAGGTCTTAGCGCTGTTGCGACATCTCTTTCTGTTATTGCGTGGCTTTCTCCTCCTATTATTTTAGATAAGGTTTTGTTTGTGGATAGTTTGGGCAAAGATATGCAAAACATCAACCCGAATATGTTGCAACAAACCAAACAGAGAACTGTATCTATTTATGACTCTAGACAAATGATCGGAATGGAATTTTACAAAGAAGATGCTTTTATTGCAGACAGTATTATAATTAGCTCAGATGGCTGGAGTGCTATATATAAGCCAGATTATGTCTCTGGAGAGGAGATTTTTTGGGATGCTATAGATTACCAAGGAGAAAGTCATAAAATAGAAAATTCAGTTTTTGATAAAAATACAGGAATTCTCTATTTAAATTACGAAGGAAATGGTTTTAGAGTTGTTTCTTTTATGAATTTGGCAGATTTGGATCACATAAAATCTGCTGTTTTGTACAAAAGAGATGGTTCAAAAAAAATACTTTTAGGAGATAAGTATAAAATAATAGAAAATAAAAACTTTTCTATTTTGGAGTTGCAGTATAGATTCTTAAAAGATTCAGATTTTTCTGTTAATTCTGTTTTGTTTACAGATGGTGGTGAGTTTTTAGGGTTTGTAGGTTTAGCCGGATTGGTAGAAGGTTGGCAGGTTGAAGTTCAGTTGTTGAGCTTACTTTCCAAAGGAAGTCTTAGGGAAAATAATTTAGATATCTCTGGATTTATTGTGGAAGAGGTTTTTGATAAGACAAAATGGAAAAAAATAGATAGTTTTTATGTTTCAGATATTGGAATCGTATCTAATCAAAATTTTAAAGTTGGGGACTTAATTACAAAAGTTTCTGGTCAACCTGTGGATAAGTTTAATTTAGCAAGACAAGTTTTACAGACTAGTGTTGGAAGCTCTTTTACTATTTTGAGAAATGGAGGTGAAATTGAAGTGCTATTAAAATAGAAGACAAATTGTTCGAGATGACAGAATGGGAATCGGAATTCTTTTATGGTATAATATTTTTATGTATTCAAGACCTGTCAAAATTTTAATAAAAAGATATAAACTGCTTTTAACAGCGGGTATTATTGGTACTGCAATTGTTCTTACTATTAGTCTGCTTGTTTCTCCGTTAGAATATCGCGCAGACGCTCAAGTTCTTATTATTTCTCAGTCCAGACTTGGTGTGGATCCTTATACTGTGGTAAAGTCTGCAGAGCGAATAGGGGAGAATTTAATTCAAATCATGAAGACAGAAGATTTTTTGAACAAGGTTATAGAGCAAGATATTGAAGTTTTCAATGAGTTGAACCTTCAGGAATTGGACACAAGGGAAAAAAGAAAGTTATGGAATAAATCCACTTCAGCTTCTGTAGTTTATGGCACTGGTGTTTTGAATGTTTCTGCGTTCCATCAAAATTCAGAAATAGCAGAAAAATTATCAAAAGCAGTTGTAGATACTTTAGTTTTTAAAGGTTGGGAATATGTTGGTGGAGATGTGGTTATAAAGGTTATCAACAATCCAGTGGCTACAAAATTTCCCGTTAGGCCAAATTTACCATTGAATGCTTTTGCAGGTTTTGTATTCGGAACTATATTTATGGGGTTAATTCTTGTTAGAAAGTTTAGATAAAAAATAAATTTAATAAAAATTCTGTGCTAAAATAAGCCAAAAAATTGGCTTATTTTTTATTTTTAGCTAAAATTAGCTAAATAAACTTGACAAAACTATATTTTTATGGTATTTTTATCTATCGTCTTTAAAACTTATAAGTTTGTGAAGTAAAAAGTTAAAAGTTCTTTTTTGTCATTTCTGGCTTGACTAGGAATCTAGGAGTCTTTATTAAATGAACAACGAAAGAAAGGTGTGGATTTTTGGTCAAACTAAAAATAACAGAAAATATTCACGTCATCCTGAGCGAAGCCGAAGGATCTCGAGAAAGTATCACCTTTCCTTCACGTCATCCTGAGCGGAATGAAGCAGGGCGGAATGAAGTCGAATGGATCTCGTAATAAAATCACAATACTTTAAATATTCATAATTCTGGTAATATAATCTCAAGATATTTCGGTTATGTTCAATATGACTTGTAATGTTTTATTAAAAATAAGGTGAGAATAATTTAGAAAATATAAAAATATTTTTTAAATCATCTTCATCAATTCTGATGAAGAACTGCTTTGGGTGAAAGCTCAAAATAGTGTTCGTGTTTTTTACAAACCATAATAATACTCACAATTCCTGAGGAGGAAAAAATGAGCAAGGACAATGACAATAATCACGGTTCGGAAATTTTGGAACTTGAAGTTGGTGGGGCTGACCTCCTTTTCAATGAAGGGGAGGCAGAAGATGTTGTCGACGCTTTGGCGGAGACGACACTTGTAAATGCAGTTGTGGAAGAAGATGTTTCTTTCACAGTCATTCCCAGCCGAGACCAAGAAGAGGAGATTCAAAACCTCCTCGGAGCTCTAGGGAAAACAGGTGAGGAGTCTCCAGAAGACTCACTTCAAGCTTTCTCCAAAAGTGGGGATGACGAGGAGTGGAAACCTGCAGTAGTGGTGGAGGCTGAGAAGTCTACCACCAAAAAACAGGCAGCTGGAGCTCACCAAAAAGTAGAGGTTTTTTCCTCCAAAAAAATCCCGATAGGAACTCCAATTGGACTTCCTCATGGGAATACTCCCAGAATCCGAAAGGATTTGGGTGGGGTGCAGGAGATCTTGAGGGAGGATGGAACATCCAAACTCAAGGCTGTTCCTATGGATGGGAATACTTTAACAGCTCCTGTCACGGAGTTGTCGGAGTCTGCACAAGAGGAAGAGTTTTTCAAAGGTGGTGACACTCCACCAAAAGGCTTCAAAGCTGTTCAAAAAGATGGTGAAAATCGTCTTGGAGATACATGGGTCGATGAAGATCCATCGTGGTTCGACCGAAACAGCTCAAGCATTTTGGGGTTTGGGATTATCGCTATTGTGGCGGTAATTCTTTCACTGGTGTTTTTGACTTTGGACATAGCCAAAGCTCCAAACCTCTCGACAGAGGAGCAGACCGCCGAAAAGTCGATAAGTTCCGAAAAACTCTTTCCTCCCACTTCAGATTCTTCTTCGGAAGAGGAGAAATGGACAGAGGAGGAAAAGAGAAACTTGGAGTCGGAAAAGGCTTTGTCACTTGCTGAGGAGAATCGCGAAAAGGCAGAAGATCTAGCAGAAGAGTTAGTTTCTTCCGCTACGAGCGCATCTCCAACTACCTCTCCTATTGGATTGGGAAGTACTACAGGAGCTCTTGATGTGGTGACAACAACAATCGGTGATGATTCTTCGAAAGAGGAAGTCGTTGTTGAAGTCAAAGAAGAAGTTGACTATTCCGAAGCATATGAAAATATACAAGGAGAAGTTGGTGGACTCGCCGAAGATGTTGAACTGTTCGCAGTCGATGTTCTCGGTGCGATTTCTGAAACTACTTGGCTTACTGTACGCACTCAACTTGCTAAAGAGGGTTCCGTCGCCGAAACCGAGGAAACAGATTCAGATGATGATTTGGACATTGAGTTCGAAGTCTCTGATGAACCTTCGGGTGGTGGATATTTTGATATGTCCACAGACGAAATTCTCGCACTAGACTACACAAATCCTCGCGGTGAGGATGATTGTGTGGCTATTATGAGTAGAGCTGGATCGGACGAAGTTGGTGAGTTCGAAGGTATGCTCTGTTGCAGAAATCTCCAGATTCTTTCTGGAAAAGATGTGACAGATTGTCAAATTAGAGTGGAAAACTTTTAGGAGGTGAGTAAAATCGACCGATTGTGAATATAGAAATATATCCACAATCGGTCGTAAACTACATTTTAGACTTGACAAAAGTATAAAAATGTGGTATAGTTATATATTGATTTTTAAATAGAAAAGTGAAACATTTGCGAGATATTTCGACTCCGTTTCACTGCGCTCAATATGACGTAAAATAGTCATGTCATCCTGAGCGGAACAAAGTAAAGTCGAATGGATCTCGAGACAATATCACTTTTTCACACGTCATCCTGAGCGAAGCCGAAGGATCTCGAAACAGAATCACAGAGTATAAACATTAAAAATCACACACGTCATCCTGAGCGAAGTCGAAGGATCTCGAAACAGAATCACAGAGTACAAACATTAAAAACCACACACGTCATCCTGAGCGAAGTCGAAGGATCTCGAAACAGAATCACAGAGTACAAACATTAAAAACCACACACGTCATCCTGAGCGAAGTCGAAGGATCTCGAAACAGAATCACAAAGTACAAACATTAAAAACCACACACGTCATCCTGAGCGAAGTCGAAGGATCTCGAAACAGAATCACAGAGTATAAAAGAAAAAAGTGAGAATTGTTTAGAAAATATAAAAATATTTTTTAAACAATCTTCACTAATTCTGGTGAAGAAGTTCATTCCATATTATTTCATTCCTTTCCTTTCCTTCTTTTTTTCACGTTTTTAAAGCGTGAAGGAGAAAACAATGTCCGAAGAAAAAAAAGAAAAAAAAGAACAAGAAGAACAAGAAGAACAAGAACAAAAAGAACAAGAAGAACAAGAAGAACAAGAAGAAGAGAGGGAGGTGGAGACACCTCTCAAGGAGAAAAAGACAATAAATTGGATTTGGGGAGCGCTTGCCATTTGGGCAAGTGTTCTCGTGATTTGGGGATTGGCGAGTATTTTCTCCTCGGACGATGAGTTCGTAGAGAAAGAGTCGTCACCGCCGCCACCAGTGGTAGTGGCAACAACTTCAATCCCAACTCCAATTTTATTACCTCCAACACCTATTGTGGTGAACGGGGTATGCTCATATCTTCCGGATTATACAAATCCCGGAGATGAGGACTGGTGCGTGAAAGTCGCACAGGAGGCAAAGAGACTTTGTTCTGGCGAAGATGCAGAATTCTACGGCATGCTTTGCTGTAGGAATTTGCAGATTAAAATCGACGACGATGTCGTCGATTGTCAGATTCGAGTCTCTAGTGTTTTTTATAGATAAGGAGGAATGAAAACAGCCAGATTTGTGATTTCTCACAAATCTGGCTGTAAAATACTTTTTACACTTGACAAAAGTTAGAAAGTATGCTATTATCTTATATTATTTAAAAAGTGAAAATTATTATTAAAATTTTGAGTTAAAGTGAATTGGTTGCGAGATATTTCGACTCCGTTTCACTCCGCTCAATATGACGTAAAATAGTTGCATCATCCAAAAAAATAGAAATTATCTTAAAGAAATATTTTGCAACACGTCATCCTGAGCGAAGCCGAAGGATCTCGAGAAAGTATCACAGAGTATAAACATTAAAAGAGTGAGAATTATTTAGGAATTCTAGTAAAGGATTTTTGAATAATCTTCACTAATTCTGGTGAGGAAAGTTCATTTAAATTCAGTTTACTAACATAGAAACTTTCAAAAGCTTTCATAGGAGGAAGCAATGAAAAATTTGTCTATTCTATTCGTGTTCTTGACCATAACATTTTTCCTGACGTCAACGGCGTCAGCGGATGAAGCCTGGAAATACTGCTTCTCCGCTGAAAAGGTGAGTTGTCAGAGTTCTAATAGCTCCGTCAAAAAAACTTGTTTGCAGAAGGAGGTCAAATTGACCTCTCAATGTAATTCAAAAGCACTAAAAAGAGCTCATCGAAAGCTTGAGAAGAAAGTTTTCAATGAGCTCCGCCGTCTGAAAGAGTCTGGGGCAGATCTTTCAGAGCGGGTCTCCGCTCTTGAAAAGTTCATCAAAGAGCTTCGCGAGGAGGAGGATCTTCCGAACCGCGAGGAGATCATCGCCATCATCAACGAGGGTATTATGCTCTCGATGGAAGAATTGGAAGCGAATCTTCGCAATCAGTTTGACCTGTTGACGATGATGATTGATGGGCTCGAGCGTAGAATAACCGAGAATGAGGAGGACATCAAGAAGCTTGAAAAAGCTTTTGATAAGCGTTCAATTCAAGTCGCATTTGGCGGTTTGGTTCTTGCAAGTTTAGATGGTATTTATTTTGGTGCAAGCGCAAGAATCGACTTCCCGCTCGGATTCGACGGGGACTGGCTAGCTTCCATTGGAGGTTTCGCTGGCTCCGAAAAGAAAGGTGGTTTCACTTATGGCATTTACATGTCCTTACTAACTCTTGTCCAAGAGGATGGGAATTGGCAAATGAGGATCGGGCCAAAATTGTTGGCCGGATTCAATGCTGGGACTGGTGCTGTAGGTTTTGAGTCCTTCACCGCAGGAGGTGGTGTAGAAGCCAGGTTGTCATATGGCAACTGGGCTCACATTTCCGTATCTCCTTTTATTGGGGCTGGTGGTGTAAGGACAGTTTCTGGGGGAGATATCGCCTTTACTGGCGGTGCTCTCCTTAGAATGGAGATTACTCCATTCTAAAAGTTTGAAAAAACCGAATATTTTTGGCGGACACAGTTGCTTTTGCATCTGTGTCCGCCCCCTTTCACTGAGTACTTACAAAAGTAAACAGTGAAAGGGAATTCTCCCTAAAAGTTCATTCAAAAAAACGTTTCCTAAGGAGGAAAACAGATGAAACTCGCAAAGAGTATTTTAATCACGTTCTTGGCTTCCACACTTTGTTCCGCATCCATGGTTGGATGCGGATTCGAGTCCGGACCGGGCTCAATGGGACAAGCGGGCGGATGTTCCGTCACGTCGTCCGAAAATAGTGGATCTGGTGCTGTCCTCACTTGCGTCGATGGCGCAGGTGAAATTAGCACGGTAGAGATCACCAATGGTACCGACGGTACTGTTGGTGTAAACGGAAAAGATGGTCTCGATGGGACAGGATGCCACGTCGAGGACACTACCGCACCCGGCTCCAAATCGGGCGTCATGATCGTCTGTGACGATGGGACTTCAGTTCCGTTGTACGATGGTAATGATGGCCAGGATGCCCCGCCGATGACCTGTTGGGTCGAGGGTTCCGATGTGAATCCCGACTGTGTAGTGATTCTGTGTTCCGACGGCGCCGACTATGTCGAACCAATGGAAGGTGGAGAGATCTGCACACCAGCTGGTTGTGTCGCCGAGATGGGTGCAGACAATTGTTTGTACTCAAACTGTGATGGTGGTACGACTTTGTTGTATTGCCCGGACATGGCGTCCGACGCAGATGGTGACGGTGTGAGCGATGCTTTGGACAACTGTCCTTACATCGCCAATGCCAACCAGCTCGATACCGACAACGACGGTATTGGCGATGCTTGCGAGACTTCGGTCACTCCCAGTCAAAATGATTTTGACGGTGACACGATTCTCGACAGTGTAGACAATTGCTGGAAAGTCGCCAACACCAATCAAGCTGATTGGAATGGCGACGGACAAGGTGATGTCTGCGACGACTCCGACAATGATGGCGTTATGGACGATGTTGACAACTGTCAACGGAATGCAAACGCCGACCAACTCGACACCGACACCGACGGTATTGGCGACGCTTGCGACGCGGAAGAGTGTTATAGTGATACTGACTGTGAAGACGGTGAGTATTGTGAAACCTCTACCGGAGAATGCACAGCGAATACTGTTGTTCCTCCTACCACCACCAACATGGTCACTTTGACCGTTTCCGCTGAATGGGAGTTTAGTGGAATCGTTGGTGCTCCGGACACCAATTCTGCTCGCGCAGGTTGGCCGGTAGGTGTTTGGGGAAACCTTGGCACTACCGTAAGTTGGGATCTGAACTCGGAAGCGTTTGCTTTCAATGTTCAGACAATTCCAGCTGCCAATCCCGCTTGGGGAGTTGGTGGAGAGTGGGACGGCACATGGTGTGCCAACCCCACGGTTGACACCTCAATGTTCCTTGGCAGTTTGCCAGAGGACTTTGGGTGCACCGTTGAGTGCTCTCCGGATGGTTATCTAAACTGGCTTTGTACACCTGGTCAGTAAGTTTCTTAAGGTGTGCCTAGGGCGTAGATTTAATTCTACGCCCTTTTTTTATACAAAATACAAAAATTTTCTATTCTGTCATTCCCGACCCAGATCGGGAATCCAGAGTTTACAAACCAGAATTATTTTATATAAAAATATATAAACTATAATAAATTACACTATTATTTAAACCCTAGATTTGGGGATGACAAAAATCCCACACGTCATCCTGAGCGAAGCCGAAGGATCTCGAAATAAAAACACTAGAACATAAAATATTCAAAGTTCTAATGATACATTCCCGAGATATTTCGACTCCGTTTCACTCCGCTCAATACGACGTGAACTTTTATTTTTAACTCCGTTTCACTCCGCTCAATACGACGGGAATAAAAACTTTTCACTTCTTTAAGACTTGACTTTTTATCTAAAATATGCGAATATAATCACAGTTTATGTTCTTTACAAAGAAGCATTTTAAGAGGTGAAAATGCGGAAAATCATTGGCTTGCTCGGTCTTATTTTTTTGATAGTTGGTTGTGGTAGTTTTGATCTGGAGGCACAGTGCCAGATAACTCAAAACAAAGAAACAAAAGAACCAGAAGTTGTATGTGGAGATGAAACTTTTGTAATTCCGTTTGAAGATGAGGGTGAAGTTGTTTGTATTTTCGATCTTGATTCTGCTGGAGAAGTTGTATTAGTTTGTGGGGATGAAACTTATAACATAAAAGGCGAAAAAGGTGATGAAGGACCAATGGGTCAGCCTGGAATAGATGGAATTTCCACAGAATGTACAAGAAGTATAAGTGAATTTAATCCAGATATGTGTTTTTTGACTTGTGAAGAGCAAGGAATTTCTGTGAGCTTTGTTTGTGGTATGGATGTAGACCAAGATTGGCTTTTAGGAGCTAATGATAATTGTCCGTTTGTTGCAAATTTTAGCCAAGCCGATTGGAATGATGACGGTATCGGTGACGCTTGTCAAGATTCTGATGGTGACGGTTGGTTAGACAGAAATGATAGCTGCAGAGAAGTTTACAATTTGATTCAGGATTATGACACAGATGAAGATGGAATTGTGGACGAGTGTGATAAAGATATTGATGGTGATGAAATAAAAAACGAACAAGATAATTGTCCACGAGTTGAAAATGAAAATCAAGAAGATTTTAACAATGATAATATTGGAGACCATTGTTCTGATATAGATGATGACGGTTTGTTTGATTTTTATGATAATTGCCCAAGAATACAAAATCCAGAACAAGAAGATTTTGATTATGATGGTTTTGGAGATGCTTGTGATATAGACTTTGACAATGATGGTTTTTTGAATACAGAAGACAACTGTATTTGGGATATGAATATAGATCAATCTGATTATGATGGGGATGGCGTCGGTGATATTTGTGATAATTGCTTGAACATTGTAAATGTGAGTCAATACGATGCAGATTTGGATGGGCTAGGAAATGCCTGTGATCCAGACGCAGACAACGATGGCTTTTTGAATGAATTTGATAATTGTACTTGGTTGCACAATCAATCACAAAAAAATTCAGATGGTGATGAATTTGGTGATATTTGTGACAACTGCCCATTTACGGACAATCCGTTTCAGTTTGATTCAAATGGGAATGGAATTGGAGATGCTTGCGATATTTATGGTTAATTTTATAACCGCTTTAGCTTAACTAAGGCGGTTTTTTTGTTTTACTATTCAATATTTTTAAAGATTCTGTTTTGTTATTCCCGCGCTAATCGGGAATCCAGAGTCTTCAAAATAGAACAGTGATACAAAATCTGGATCCCCAATCAAGTTGGGGATGATAAAAATCCCACACGTCATCCTGAGCGAAGCCGAAGGATCTCGGGAATATATCACCTTTCTATCACATCATCCTGAGCGACAGCCGAAGGATCTCGAGATAAAAACAACTAGAACGCAAATATTCAAAGTTCTAATGATACAATCACGAGATATTTTGACTCCGCTTCACTCCGCTCAATATGACCTGAACTTTTATTTTTAACTCCGTTTTACTATGATCAATATAACGCTTATTATGATTATTTATGGTATAATAAACATACTAAAAAATTACAATGAAATCGCCAAATTTCTTAGATTTTTTATATAAAAAAGGCAAGGTAAATTTCTTTGCTGTTTTTCTTGTTTTTATTTTACTATTTATACCTTTTACTCTACTTTTGGTTTTCTCTCCTATTGTGGTTGTTGCAATTGTGGCTAGTGTGTTAATAGGACTTTTTGTGGTTCGTTTAGATATTGGTATTTATTTGTTGGCTTTTTTTGCGTTTTTTCAAGGCTGGAGTATCAATTTTTCACAATATCATTGGGTAGATTCTTTTCCATTTTTAAACCAGTTAAATGCACCTGTTGTAGATTTTTTAGCTTTATTTTTATTGTTTAGTTTTCTTGTGGCATGGTCTTTCAAAATTATAAAACTAAAAGGAAGAAAAATTAAAGATAAATTTCCAGGGATTTTGTGGTACGGAGGTTTTATTCTTACAAGTTTGATTTCTATATTTTTTATTTATAATAATTTTTTTAGTATAGGTATAAAATATCTTGTTCGACCTATGGTGTTTGTATATTTGGCTTTTGTATTTTTACCATATCAGCTTATCCACAGCCGAAAGCTTATTTATAAAATTTTAAATATCTGGGTGTTTGTTGGCTTTTTAATCTCTTTGTTTGGTCTATCTTCTTTATTTATGGTTGATACTGCAGAATGGATTCGTGTTGTTCCTTATGCTTTTGGTGGGTTTGCTCCGCTTGGCTTCAATCATAATCTTTTGGCAGAACCTTTGGTTGTTATTTTTCCTATTGCGGTATTTTTCTATCTTGTAGATAAGTCAAAATCAAAGAAGTTTTTGTTGGGTATTGTTTCATTTTTAATGCTTATCACAATAATGCTTACACTTTCTCGCGCAGCATGGATTTCTTTGGGAGTTGAGTTGCTTGTATTGGCTTGGTTTACAAAAGATAGACTTGTAAGTAAGAAAGCATTATTATTAAAAACATTAACTATTTTAGTACTAGGAATTACTGTGGCTTATATGGGAGTATTTTTGTTTAAGTCTTCTATTGTTGAGAGTTCTACCACAGCTCGCGCCGAAGCAACAAATGTTGCAATATTTTACACATTTCGTAGCCCTTGGGTTGGTTATGGCCCAGGGATGTTTCAG from Candidatus Magasanikbacteria bacterium includes the following:
- the smpB gene encoding SsrA-binding protein SmpB, whose amino-acid sequence is MPTYATNKKARFNFEILEEIEAGLVLSGQEVKSIRNGGAKLQGSHLSFIKTDAFVSSMRISPYKFAGKLDEYDPNQQRKLLLSKKEIEYLRGKSQEKGLTIVPISLYNKGRFIKIKLGLAKGKKNYDKRETIKKRDADREMGRIIKNSL
- a CDS encoding thrombospondin type 3 repeat-containing protein, yielding MKLAKSILITFLASTLCSASMVGCGFESGPGSMGQAGGCSVTSSENSGSGAVLTCVDGAGEISTVEITNGTDGTVGVNGKDGLDGTGCHVEDTTAPGSKSGVMIVCDDGTSVPLYDGNDGQDAPPMTCWVEGSDVNPDCVVILCSDGADYVEPMEGGEICTPAGCVAEMGADNCLYSNCDGGTTLLYCPDMASDADGDGVSDALDNCPYIANANQLDTDNDGIGDACETSVTPSQNDFDGDTILDSVDNCWKVANTNQADWNGDGQGDVCDDSDNDGVMDDVDNCQRNANADQLDTDTDGIGDACDAEECYSDTDCEDGEYCETSTGECTANTVVPPTTTNMVTLTVSAEWEFSGIVGAPDTNSARAGWPVGVWGNLGTTVSWDLNSEAFAFNVQTIPAANPAWGVGGEWDGTWCANPTVDTSMFLGSLPEDFGCTVECSPDGYLNWLCTPGQ
- a CDS encoding O-antigen ligase family protein, giving the protein MKSPNFLDFLYKKGKVNFFAVFLVFILLFIPFTLLLVFSPIVVVAIVASVLIGLFVVRLDIGIYLLAFFAFFQGWSINFSQYHWVDSFPFLNQLNAPVVDFLALFLLFSFLVAWSFKIIKLKGRKIKDKFPGILWYGGFILTSLISIFFIYNNFFSIGIKYLVRPMVFVYLAFVFLPYQLIHSRKLIYKILNIWVFVGFLISLFGLSSLFMVDTAEWIRVVPYAFGGFAPLGFNHNLLAEPLVVIFPIAVFFYLVDKSKSKKFLLGIVSFLMLITIMLTLSRAAWISLGVELLVLAWFTKDRLVSKKALLLKTLTILVLGITVAYMGVFLFKSSIVESSTTARAEATNVAIFYTFRSPWVGYGPGMFQYVLADTKILVFEYGSPLDSHGFLQKILLEEGFVGLFFFLGFLSWVLWTLWQSQKRTHFSRKRKLLYQVLFVSVLGIIIFELFNTSYFNAVMWMPIGIALASTSKLSKIE
- a CDS encoding MSCRAMM family adhesin SdrC, which translates into the protein MRKIIGLLGLIFLIVGCGSFDLEAQCQITQNKETKEPEVVCGDETFVIPFEDEGEVVCIFDLDSAGEVVLVCGDETYNIKGEKGDEGPMGQPGIDGISTECTRSISEFNPDMCFLTCEEQGISVSFVCGMDVDQDWLLGANDNCPFVANFSQADWNDDGIGDACQDSDGDGWLDRNDSCREVYNLIQDYDTDEDGIVDECDKDIDGDEIKNEQDNCPRVENENQEDFNNDNIGDHCSDIDDDGLFDFYDNCPRIQNPEQEDFDYDGFGDACDIDFDNDGFLNTEDNCIWDMNIDQSDYDGDGVGDICDNCLNIVNVSQYDADLDGLGNACDPDADNDGFLNEFDNCTWLHNQSQKNSDGDEFGDICDNCPFTDNPFQFDSNGNGIGDACDIYG